The window AACCACGTGCTGCGTCAGGGCGGCCTGCGCCTCCTCCAGCTGCCCGCCGCCGAGATACGTCGCCACGGTTCCTCCAAGGTCATTTGGTCAATGGGTGGTGTGGCGGGCACGTCGTGCGCGTCGCTTCCATCGACGTCGCCTGCCGTCGCCGTCACCGGGACTCAACGGCTCGCCGTTCGCATCCCTCGATGAACAGGTTGGTCGCGCCGATAGATCAGCTGAAGTGGTTCTCCGTCAGCCGGTGTCAGCCGACACCGGGCACCCATGGCGCGCGGGGGCCAGCGAAGCGGCGATAGGGTGCGGCATATGAGTACCGGTGCTCGGCGGGCAAGTGAGTGGACCATCCACGACGAGCGGGTCATCGACGACACGAGGCGTGCCGTGCTGAGCGTCGCCGACGTCGAACTACCCGACGGTGTCCGGTTCGAGCAGTACGTACTCAGAGTGCCGTCCGCCGCGATGGTGATCGTCCTGGACGACGCCGACCGCGTGCTGATGATGTGGCGGCACCGGTTCATCATCGACCGGTGGGTCTGGGAGCTGCCGGGCGGCTATCTTGACCACGACGAGGACCCAGCCGTCTGCGCGGCGCGGGAGGTCGAGGAGGAGACCGGCTGGCGGCCCAGGACCATGGAGCCGCTGCTGGGCTTCCAGCCCATGGTCGGCACGATCGACCAGCAGAACATCATTTACCTGTCCCGAGGGGCCGACCCCACGGGCACCGCGCCTGACATCAACGAGACCGCGCGAATCGGCTGGATCCCGCTGGCCGAGGTGGAGCAACGAATCCACGCCGGGGAGATCGTCGGTGCGGGGTCTGTCTCCGGTCTGCTCGCCGTGCTGCTGGCCAAAGCGACAGGGCGAATTTAGGCGGCTCGGAGTAGCGGCCGTACGCGCACAGAGAACTCCTGCACCGTCGGCAGCCCGGCGTACGGCGTGAGGCGGTCCGCGAGAGTGGCGAGGTAGGCGCGCGCCCGTTCGGAGCTCAGACTCTCAGCGGCTTGTGCTGCCTGCACCCCCACCGCGCCGGCTTGCTCCGGCTCACCGGACTGCACGTGGGCAAGCGCCAACAATGCCAGGTTGAACTGCTTGCCGCGGGCATAGGCGGTGCCGTCCATCTCCAACGACCGCACCGCGAACCGGGCCGCGAGCTTGCCTTGGCCGAGCGCGGCGAAGCAGTGTCCGAACTTGGCCGAGAGATACGCTTCGTCGAAGTAGCCGATCCACTGTGGGTTGCTCGTGTTCTCCGCGCGGTCGAAGGCGCGTTCAGCGCGGTCGAGCGCTGCCGTACACGCCGCCTCGTCACCGCCCACGGCGTGGCCCTGCGCCTCCAGCACCGCAGATTCCGCCTGGATCGCGGCCATCCCGGACTCGGCCGCCGTGCGACCTGCGGCACGCGCCAAGTCGACCGCCTCTGCCGACGCCCCCAGGTAGGCCGCCTGGTGACTCATCGCCGCCAGGATCTCCGCGCCCAGCGGGCGATCGCCAGCGGCTGTGGCGAGCCGTAGCGCCTGGACCATGTACCGCTGCGCCAAGCCGTTCAGCCCAGCATCGTACGAGGCCCAGCCCGCGAGCTGGGTGGCCTCGGCAGCCGCCGAGTACAGCGCGATACCGGTACGGGCGTCGTACCGACCACGCAAGAGCGGAGCCACCTCGGTATCAAGGAACCGGACCAACCCGTCACGGACGTGGCCGCCACCATAACGGTTGTCGAGCGACCGGTAGACGCCGGAGATGTGCCGAATGGTTTCGACGTGAGGTTCACCGACGAGTCTGTCACCGTGGCCGACGGGCTCCTCTTCGAGCCGAGCGGTCAGCCAGCGGAGCGCCGGCGTCAGGAACGCCGCCGCGTTGAATCCCGTACCTATCAGGAGATCTCGCCGTTGCATATCTCCCCGCCACAGCTCTGCCGCGACCTCCGCGCCGTGTCGCCAGTCCTGCGGAAAGTCTAATCCGACCGCCGCGTCGGGGCCCGCCTCAGCGGGACCCACGACCAGTTCGCCTCTGTCAGCCGACACCGCGCTCACCAAGGCGGACAACTCGCCGTTGGCACCGAGCGCCGTGTCGAGCAGCGCCACCACGGACGCGCTGGGCCGCTTGCCGCCGGCCTCGAGATCCCAGAGGTATCCGTGGGAGCAGTGGACCAGCTGCCCGAGCCGGCGAAGCGACAGGCCTCGCTCCTCGCGTAGCGACCTCAAGCGCGGCCCGAAGGCCGGATCGACGACAACGAGCTGTCGCGGCATGGCACGCTCTC is drawn from Micromonospora sp. Llam0 and contains these coding sequences:
- a CDS encoding helix-turn-helix domain-containing protein, with product MPRQLVVVDPAFGPRLRSLREERGLSLRRLGQLVHCSHGYLWDLEAGGKRPSASVVALLDTALGANGELSALVSAVSADRGELVVGPAEAGPDAAVGLDFPQDWRHGAEVAAELWRGDMQRRDLLIGTGFNAAAFLTPALRWLTARLEEEPVGHGDRLVGEPHVETIRHISGVYRSLDNRYGGGHVRDGLVRFLDTEVAPLLRGRYDARTGIALYSAAAEATQLAGWASYDAGLNGLAQRYMVQALRLATAAGDRPLGAEILAAMSHQAAYLGASAEAVDLARAAGRTAAESGMAAIQAESAVLEAQGHAVGGDEAACTAALDRAERAFDRAENTSNPQWIGYFDEAYLSAKFGHCFAALGQGKLAARFAVRSLEMDGTAYARGKQFNLALLALAHVQSGEPEQAGAVGVQAAQAAESLSSERARAYLATLADRLTPYAGLPTVQEFSVRVRPLLRAA
- a CDS encoding NUDIX hydrolase, translated to MSTGARRASEWTIHDERVIDDTRRAVLSVADVELPDGVRFEQYVLRVPSAAMVIVLDDADRVLMMWRHRFIIDRWVWELPGGYLDHDEDPAVCAAREVEEETGWRPRTMEPLLGFQPMVGTIDQQNIIYLSRGADPTGTAPDINETARIGWIPLAEVEQRIHAGEIVGAGSVSGLLAVLLAKATGRI